The following is a genomic window from Mycolicibacterium sp. TY81.
TACTGACTCCGGTCCTCGACCACGACGCCGAGTTCGGTTCGGGATTGCTCACCTCGCTGCGTGCATTCCTGGAAGCCAACGGCCACTGGGAATCCGCGGCCGCGGCCGTCGGCGTGCATCGGCACACCATGCGCAAGCGCATCGAGACCGCCGAGGCGCTGCTCGGCGTCGACCTCGCGATCGCCCGGGTCCGCGCCGAACTGCTGCTGGCGATCCTGGCGCGGACGCCGGGCGACTGATCAGCCCACCGGCGCAGGGGAGTGCTGCTCGGTTGCCGCCGCCGTGCGGCGGGGCCGCAGCGGCCACCAGAACCACCGGCCGAGGAGCGCCGCGACGGACGGCGTCATCAATGACCGAACGATCAAGGTGTCGAACAACAATCCGAGTCCGATGGTCGTGCCGGCCTGACCGATGGAGCTCAGATCGCTGGCGGCCATCGACATCATGGTGAAGGCGAACACCAGGCCGGCTGTGGTCACGACACTGCCGGTCTCGCCCATCGAGCGGATGATGCCGGTTTTCAGTCCGGCGCCGATTTCCTCCTGGAACCGGGAGACCAGCAGCAGGTTGTAGTCGGAGCCGACCGCCAGCAGGATGATCAGGCCGAAAACCGGTGCGATCCAGTTCAACTCGAGGCCCAACAGGTTCTGCCACACCAGCACCGAGAGTCCGAACGCCGCACCGAGGGACAGCAGCACGGTGCCGACGATGACCAGCGATGCGACCAGCGCCCGCGTGATGAGCAGCATGACGACGAAGATCAGGGTCAGTGCGGCGGTGCCGACGATCAGCAGGTCGTACTGCGAGCCCGACTGGATGTCTCGATAGATCGCGGCGGTGCCGGCGAGGTAGAACTTGGCACCGGTGAGGGCCGATCCCTTCACCGATTGATGCGCGGTCTCGAGCGTCGGCAGGACCGCGGCGATGCCGTCCGGGGTGGCCGGATCTTCGGCGTGCGTGATGATGAAGCGCGCGGCCTTGCCGTCGGGGGACAGGAACAGCTTGAGGCCGCGCTGAAAGTCCGCATTGGCAAAGGCTTCCGGTGGCAGGTAGAAGTAGTCGCCACTGCGGGACGCGTCGAAGGCCTGGCCCATGGCGCCGGCGGTGTCGGTCATTGCGGACATCTGGGTGATCAGCCCGGAGAAGCTGCTGTGCAATGTGAGCAGCGTGCCGCGCATGGACTCCACCGTCGCGATCATGGGCGGGAACTGGGCCCTCATCTGTGGCAACAGCGCGACCGTGCTGTCCATGTCGGTGCCCAGTGCGGCCATGTCCGAACTGAACGTGTCGACGTTGTCGATGGCGTCGAAGACCGATCTGGTTGCCGCGCAGACCGGGATGTCGCTGCAGTGCTGCTCCCAGTAGAAGTAGTTGCGCAGCGGCCGGGCGAAGTCATCGAAGTCCGCCAGATGGTCGCGCAGTTCGCCCATGGTGATGTGCATTTCGTGCACGTCCGTCGCCAGGTGCCCCGTGGCGCCACTCATCTGGTCCACCAACGCCTGCAGGCGCTTCATCGGTCCGATCAGGCCGCCTAGGTCGTCACTCATCTTCAGGATGTCGCCCATCCGGTCTTTCATGATCCGGAGGTTCTGCTGGATCGGGATGGACTGGGCGCTGACCTGGAAGGGGATGGAGGTGTGTTCGGTCGGCCCGCCGAACGGGCGAGTGATGCTCTGCACCATCGCGATTCCGGGCAACTTGAAGATGTCCTTGGCCAGCTTGTCCAGGATGATCATGTCGGCGCTGTTGCGCATGTCGTGATCCGTCTCGACCATCAGGATGTCGGGATTCATCGTGGCAGCGCTGAAGTGGCGCTCGGCGGCGTCGTATCCGACGTTCGACGGCAGGTCGCGAGGGATGTAGAAGCGGTCGTCGAAGCTCAGTTTCATGCTGGGCATGAACATGATTCCGACGAGCGCGACCAGTAGGGACGCGACGAAGATCGGCGCCGGCCAGCGGACGGTGGCGGTGCCGATGCGTCGCCAGCCCGTGGTCTTGGTCATCCGTTTCGGTTCGAGCAGGCCGCGGCGGGTGGCGACGGCCACCACGGCCGGCGCCGCGGTCAACGCGCCCGCAACGACCACGACGAGCCCCAGGGCGGAGGGGATGCCCAGCGCCTTGAAGTACGACAGCCGTGCCAGGTGCAGGCAGAGCGTCGCGCCGGCGATGGTCAGGCCGGAACCCAGGATGATGTGGGCGGTGCCGCGAAACATGGTGTAGTAGGCGGCTTCCGGGGTCTGTCCGGCTTGGCGGGCCTCGTGGTAGCGGCCCACCAGGAATATGGCGTAGTCGGTTCCCGCGGCGATGGCCAGCGAGGACAGCATGGCGACCACGAATGTCGAGAAGCTCAGCAGACCGTGGTCGCCGAGCAGCGCGACCAGGCCCCTTGCGGTGCCCATCTCGAAACCGACCATCACCAGCACGAGCGCGACAGTGCTCGCGGAGCGGTAGGCCACGGCCAGCATGATGATGATCACGACGCCTGTGACGCCCATCATCGTGAGCATGCTCTTGTCGGCGGCCTCGTTCATGTCGGTGGTCAGTGGCGCCGGCCCCGTCACGTAGACCTTCAGCCCCGGGGGCGGCGTCTGCCGCTCGACGATCTCCCGCACGCGGTCGACCGATTCATTACCCAGCGTGCTGCCCTGGTCGCCGGCGAGATTCAGCTGGACGTACGCCGCCTTGCCGTCGCGGCTCTGCACGCCCGCGGAGGTCAGCGGGTCGCCCCAGACGTCCTGCACGTGTTGTACGTGCGCGGAATCGGCCCGCAGCGCCCGCACCAGGCCGTCGTAGAAGCGGTGGGCCTCGTCGCCGAGTTTCTCGTCGCTTTCGAGGATGACCATTGCGATGCTGTCGGAATCCGACTCGCGGTACGTCGCACCGATCTTCTTGGCGGCGATCAAAGCCGGGGCGTCCTGCGGCGACATCGTCACCGCGTGTTCGCGGGCCACCGACTCGATCTGTGGCACAAGGACATTCAGGGCGACGGTGAGCAGCAGCCAGCCGATGACGATGGGCCAGGCGAACCGCCGGATGAATCGCATGTACGCCGGGCGGGTGTCGTGGTCACTGTTGTTGGCGCTCATGCGTTCTTGACCAGACACGAGGTCTGGGCATCACGCCCGAGGGCGGACTGCTCCTGGCGGGCCTCGCCATCCACGGTGATACGACATCCGAGCCGGTCGCCGTCGCCCTGCGCGACGATGCTCGCGATCGTCGCCGGTGCGGTCGTGGTGATCTCCACGGTCCACGGCAGGGCGGCGAAACTTGCCTGCACCGGCTGGGCGTTCTCATCGAGGTAGTTGACGCTGCCCGCGG
Proteins encoded in this region:
- a CDS encoding RND family transporter, which produces MSANNSDHDTRPAYMRFIRRFAWPIVIGWLLLTVALNVLVPQIESVAREHAVTMSPQDAPALIAAKKIGATYRESDSDSIAMVILESDEKLGDEAHRFYDGLVRALRADSAHVQHVQDVWGDPLTSAGVQSRDGKAAYVQLNLAGDQGSTLGNESVDRVREIVERQTPPPGLKVYVTGPAPLTTDMNEAADKSMLTMMGVTGVVIIIMLAVAYRSASTVALVLVMVGFEMGTARGLVALLGDHGLLSFSTFVVAMLSSLAIAAGTDYAIFLVGRYHEARQAGQTPEAAYYTMFRGTAHIILGSGLTIAGATLCLHLARLSYFKALGIPSALGLVVVVAGALTAAPAVVAVATRRGLLEPKRMTKTTGWRRIGTATVRWPAPIFVASLLVALVGIMFMPSMKLSFDDRFYIPRDLPSNVGYDAAERHFSAATMNPDILMVETDHDMRNSADMIILDKLAKDIFKLPGIAMVQSITRPFGGPTEHTSIPFQVSAQSIPIQQNLRIMKDRMGDILKMSDDLGGLIGPMKRLQALVDQMSGATGHLATDVHEMHITMGELRDHLADFDDFARPLRNYFYWEQHCSDIPVCAATRSVFDAIDNVDTFSSDMAALGTDMDSTVALLPQMRAQFPPMIATVESMRGTLLTLHSSFSGLITQMSAMTDTAGAMGQAFDASRSGDYFYLPPEAFANADFQRGLKLFLSPDGKAARFIITHAEDPATPDGIAAVLPTLETAHQSVKGSALTGAKFYLAGTAAIYRDIQSGSQYDLLIVGTAALTLIFVVMLLITRALVASLVIVGTVLLSLGAAFGLSVLVWQNLLGLELNWIAPVFGLIILLAVGSDYNLLLVSRFQEEIGAGLKTGIIRSMGETGSVVTTAGLVFAFTMMSMAASDLSSIGQAGTTIGLGLLFDTLIVRSLMTPSVAALLGRWFWWPLRPRRTAAATEQHSPAPVG
- a CDS encoding MmpS family transport accessory protein, whose amino-acid sequence is MPPVLARIWVPAVTVVAVALGATAVTQLRGAFGSEPIFTATGRTAEPLEPTHVKHVVYEVFGPTGTAGSVNYLDENAQPVQASFAALPWTVEITTTAPATIASIVAQGDGDRLGCRITVDGEARQEQSALGRDAQTSCLVKNA